A genome region from Nymphalis io chromosome Z, ilAglIoxx1.1, whole genome shotgun sequence includes the following:
- the LOC126780491 gene encoding tyrosine 3-monooxygenase: MAVAAAQKNREMFAIKKSYSIENGYPSRRRSLVDDARFETLVVKQTKQSVLEEARARANDSGLDSDFIQDAAHVGDNEKTIEDATQHDENKNGHFDADNIEGDTNGDEDYTLTEEEVILQNAASEGPEAEQAMQQAALLLRMREGMGSLARILKTIDNYKGCVEHLETRPSQDSGTQFDALVKVSMSRINLLQLIRSLRQSTSFAGVNLISENNISNKTPWFPRHASDLDNCNHLMTKYEPELDMNHPGFADKNYRERRKQIAEIAFAYKYSDPIPSITYLESENATWQRVFNTVLDLMPKHACKEYKAAFGKLQAADIFVPHRIPQLEDVSNFLRKHTGFTLRPAAGLLTARDFLASLAFRVFQSTQYVRHANSPFHTPEPDCIHELLGHIPLLADPSFAQFSQEIGLASLGASDAEIEKLSTVYWFTVEFGLCKENQQLKAYGAALLSSIGELLHALSDKPELRPFEPASTSVQPYQDQEYQPIYYVAESFEDAKDKFRRWVSTMSRPFEVRFNPHTERVEVLDSVDKLETLIWQLNTEMLHLTNAVKKLKGSHFE, encoded by the exons ATGGCCGTAGCCGCTGCCCAGAAGAACCGCGAAATGTTCGCCATCAAGAAATCCTACAGCATTGAG AACGGCTACCCATCTCGCCGTCGCTCGCTCGTAGATGACGCCCGCTTCGAAACACTAGTTGTCAAACAGACCAAACAGAGTGTGCTTGAAGAGGCTCGTGCTCGTGCCAATG actcTGGCTTGGACTCTGATTTCATCCAAGACGCCGCTCATGTAGGCGATAACGAGAAGACCATAGAAGATGCCACTCAAcacgatgaaaataaaaatggtcaCTTTG atgCAGATAATATTGAAGGTGACACTAATGGGGACGAag ATTATACTCTTACTGAAGAGGAAGTAATTCTTCAAAATGCCGCAAGCGAGGGCCCAGAAGCTGAACAGGCGATGCAACAAGCCGCTTTGCTTCTTCGTATGCGCGAAGGCATGGGTTCACTCGCTCGCATCCTTAAAACCATCGATAACTACAAGGGTTGCGTAGAACATCTTGAAACTCGTCCCTCTCAAGACTCCGGAACTCAATTTGATGCTCTTGTAAAAGTCAGCATGTCTCGCATAAACTTGCTCCAACTAATCAGATCACTTCGCCAGTCGACTTCATTTGCTGGAGTCAATCTAATTTCCGAGAACAACATCTCCAACAAGACTCCGTGGTTCCCTCGCCACGCATCCGATCTCGACAACTGCAACCATCTTATGACTAAATACGAGCCAGAACTTGATATGAACCACCCAGGATTCGCTGACAAGAACTACAGAGAGCGCAGGAAGCAAATCGCTGAGATTGCATTCGCTTACAAGTACAGCGACCCAATTCCATCTATCACTTATTTGGAAAGTGAGAACGCAACTTGGCAACGAGTATTCAACACCGTGCTCGACTTGATGCCAAAACATGCATGCAAGGAGTACAAAGCAGCTTTTGGTAAACTGCAGGCGGCAGACATCTTTGTTCCTCACCGCATTCCGCAGTTGGAAGATGTAAGCAACTTCCTTCGCAAGCATACCGGATTCACACTCCGACCAGCTGCTGGTCTACTCACAGCTCGTGACTTCCTCGCTTCGCTCGCATTCCGCGTCTTTCAATCTACACAATACGTACGCCACGCTAATTCGCCATTCCACACACCTGAACC TGATTGTATCCATGAACTTCTTGGACATATTCCTCTTTTGGCTGACCCAAGCTTCGCTCAATTCTCTCAAGAGATTGGACTTGCCTCTCTTGGCGCTTCCGATGCGGAAATTGAAAAGCTCTCAACT GTATACTGGTTCACCGTTGAATTCGGCCTTTGCAAAGAAAATCAACAACTGAAGGCATATGGTGCTGCTCTTCTGTCTTCTATTGGAGAACTGCTTCACGCTCTTAGTGACAAGCCTGAACTTCGACCTTTCGAACCCGCTTCTACATCGGTACAGCCCTACCAAGATCAGGAATACCAACCCATCTATTACGTCGCTGAGAGCTTCGAAGATGCCAAAGACAAATTCAG ACGTTGGGTATCCACTATGTCCCGACCATTCGAGGTGCGCTTTAACCCGCATACAGAGCGCGTCGAAGTTCTCGACTCGGTGGACAAACTCGAAACCCTCATCTGGCAATTGAACACGGAGATGCTACACCTGACCAACGCCGTTAAGAAGCTCAAAGGCTCGCACTTCGAGTGA
- the LOC126780506 gene encoding outer dense fiber protein 2-like has protein sequence MPQSEYWPFNKPVENNDDTGEPSFLQKQIGVMEDEMKEMQMELAAMKRDRLYLSNQNPASGIDTVTDKDLALYEGSMKSHGELEFKAIPQISRLREELIRAKNSADEERFAREKYERKLKDLELKLNNICCPEMNDSRKFPNDEITTLKKQLRDMKEESEELKMSLNEKMEESQEYRVKYLQAQQQVEEMKRQIDVIEFDNKQVSDQIQIEIQKMKMQFQEKLQELAPLPDLLKGAQIQLQEAKQLQKLAEDSSEQLSNELHRVKEKLVLAVNNYNMEKADRIKVIEDNKALRLEADEKQREIDELSKNIDENKCSILRLQEKLSQLEMRYKEKALECSQLLKDLDELRLESSRSLTRSKERSDSMRRYMQTQVSELERQLIQSRAQCRACQKERDDVRQRMQIQVNNLQENLEVVEIRLRALQNQVAALKNTYAIILADDDDNCDVAKIITT, from the exons ATGCCTCAATCTGAGTACTGGCCATTTAATAAGCCTGTAGAGAACAATGATGACACGGGAGAACCGTCTTTCTTA CAAAAACAAATAGGTGTTATGGAGGACGAGATGAAGGAAATGCAGATGGAATTAGCTGCAATGAAACGGGATAGATTATATTTGAGTAACCAGAATCCAGCTAGTGGAATA gataCTGTCACAGATAAAGATTTAGCCCTGTATGAAGGTTCGATGAAATCTCACGGCGAACTCGAATTTAAAGCCATCCCTCAG atatcCAGGTTGCGCGAAGAGTTAATAAGAGCTAAAAATTCTGCAGACGAGGAAAGGTTTGCGAGAGAAAAATATGAGCGTAAGCTAAAAGATCTTGAACTAAAGCTCAATAATATATGCTGCCCTGAAATGAAT GACTCGCGGAAATTTCCCAACGATGAGATAACTACATTGAAGAAGCAACTTCGTGATATGAAAGAAGAAAGCGAAGAATTAAAAATGTCACTCAACGAGAAAATGGAAGAGTCTCAAGAATATCGGGTTAAA TACCTCCAGGCACAACAGCAAGTCGAAGAGATGAAACGACAGATTGATGTCATTGAATTTGATAATAAACAAGTATCAGATcaaatacaaattgaaatacaGAAGATGAAG atgcaGTTCCAAGAAAAACTGCAGGAATTAGCCCCTTTACCTGATCTATTAAAGGGTGCTCAAATTCAGCTCCAAGAAGCGAAGCAATTACAAAAGTTGGCAGAAGACAGTTCGGAACAGCTTTCAAATGAACTACATCGCGTGAAGGaaaag TTGGTGTTAgctgtaaataattacaatatggaAAAAGCAGATCGAATAAAGGTAATCGAAGATAACAAAGCATTAAGATTGGAAGCTGATGAAAAGCAAAGAGAAATTGATGAATTGTCGAAAAATATAGACGAAAACAA ATGCTCAATACTCCGCTTGCAAGAGAAACTTTCTCAACTAGAGATGAGATACAAAGAAAAAGCTCTAGAATGTTCTCAATTGCTAAAAGATTTGGACGAGCTAAGACTCGAGAGTAGCAGATCACTAACGAGAAGTAAAGAAAGATCGGACTCAATGAGACGCTACATGCAAACCCAGGTGTCGGAGCTGGAGAGACAGCTGATACAAAGCAGGGCTCAGTGCAGGGCGTGTCAGAAAGAAAGGGATGAT GTACGTCAACGTATGCAAATACAAGTGAATAATCTACAAGAGAATCTCGAAGTTGTCGAAATAAGACTCCGAGCGCTTCAAAACCAAGTCGCAGCTCTGAAAAACACCTACGCCATAATTTTAGCTGACGATGACGATAATTGTGACGTCGCGAAAATCATAACTACCTAA